From the genome of Solanum pennellii chromosome 6, SPENNV200:
ttaaataagTACAGATTCATTTGACttacatattggaatgaatacgaactaataaataaatacaagtttaattatacaaaatacaacatgaaacCCGAATGGATACAAATACAGATGATATACATATTGGAATGTCTACAATTTAAGAAAGGAtacaaaattttgataaataaaataaatacattgtgagaaaagtatgtcaaataacatataaaaatacaacatgaaaactagaatgattacaaatacaaatgacatacatattggaatgaatatgTTTAaagaaatgatacaaaattttggtaaataaaataaatacactgTGAGAAAAGTATgtcataacatataaaactATAGGTGttcaaatttgtaaattttaaaaaattaaaatttttaatagataaaattCTAAAGTATCATAAAGTTTTATAACAATAACTAGTTTTGAAAAACAAGGACAAACAACCACCTTTAGGAAGAAGGAAGAGACCACTTATTTTAGGTTTCATAATCTTTTGTAAGGATAATAATAAAGATTACAGCAACATAATctaatttgaaatattctccctttctcttgattttctctagtttgttatttcttaattatattatgttaaattaaataaagaaaaaaacataaattaacccataacaaactaaaatattatcatttttaataaatattgaaagtattgcTAAGGGATCctattaaatgtcaaaatattgttgttttgaaagattttccaattatttttctactttttaaCTCACTTGAATGGTAGCGgtcaaacttcaaaaattttatttttttgattaaaatgCTAACCGCTACCACGGCAGCGATTcatctaaaaaattaatttcttaaaaaaaatcgctactatattaatgttttttatatatataaacgtTGCTAAAGCAGTGATTTTAGAGAGAAAAGAAGTTTTTTTTGAGAATATTGTTATTAAGGcaacaatttttatttcttttaccgTCGTCAAATTCTGTTAGAAATGCCCTTtaggttaaaaaaattgatgtaccattttttatttttgaaggaaaaaagtTGTTCTTTTCGCTTCGAACTCTACATTAGtatgatatatacatatagGTATGTGTTCACTAAAAAATTGATACAAATTTATTTgcattaatatatttatagctCTGCATTTGTATAGatacaaaaataatagtatGTCTAtgattttcatcatattgaaatgctaaaatatgtttttgcatgatataattattatttatataatgataagtaattattaaataattatttttattaataacgtggtcaaaattaaatatgagaGAAACTGTATATGAAAGATTTGTGAATAATCAACTTAAATAGTATACATACGCTCATGGAGCCTAAAAGTATTTGATCATAAGTACTTTTAAAAAGATCTTTAAACACGAAATCAGTGGCGGAGCCAGAAATTTTATCAAGGGTGttcaagaatttttattttaataagtgAGTTGAATATTGTTTGTTTAAGCTAGGAATTCTATCATGAACAATCTCAACATTTgtcaatatcaaatataatcaatcgagtttttttttcctttttaatgcattgattttatatgataaaaatatataattttgaagtgaaatattaatataacaAACGTATCTAGTTTTACGAAACATAAATCACACTAACGCTCTGCAATTCTAAGCCGCGCACCTAAAGTGGAATTGACACACTTAACCACTGCAACACGGAAGAGTTTATGTGAAGGTTGTTCAACATTAAATACTTATTCCTTAAATCCATAATTTGCCTCTCTATATGATGTGATTTTCTGACAAAGGTTGTTCACCTGACCACCCTTGAATGGTTATAGCGCCGCCCCTGCATGAAATTATAAACTGATTGTATATAAAGAATAAAAACATTGGAAGAAGCAAATGTGAAATACAAACCTAAAGCTATCATTTTTCGCTAACTTTTCACAatccttcattttattttatataggcccaattaatttattaatctgAGAGTTGAATCTGAATCTAGTTTGGaccattgatttttttttccaataacAACCGTGTTGGTCCAACAGttgaatcaaattttaattaactaattattacatatattttaaattgagTCATGTCGTGTCGGTGCAGTGGTGAGGCAGCTATTAATCTATCGGACTCTAACGGCTTGTGGTCCTAACCCCCCCCCCATCCCCCCGACCCATCCCATGAACTGATTTAGGGAGTCAGTCTATGTCACATAAGCGCCAAGCTGATATCACTGGATAATGCTTATTGGACCAAAATCCGATTGGCCCAGCCCACTCTACAAGCTTACTGTTGATTTAACTCCATAAATCTCACTAGTAAATATCCTAATTACTAGGAATTTCGACAATTCTTTATATTATGTGCTATACCATTTTTGATTGTTGGATACATATTGTGTCGAGGCACGTTAGATACGTGTATCAGTCGGATGCGAGATACgtgatttaaatttttctgaATTAAATGTTGTAATTTAATCTCTTAATTAGTGGAGTAAATTGTGGACAATTAATATATAGACGCCTACAAATTCATCAACTAATTCAAAACCACAATAGACAAGGGAGACATCAACTTGATGTTGCTTATATATTTCATCATGACAAAAATAACCTTTTACTTAtcgaatattatatttttacaatataTATCGATTTAATGTGTAAGCATCATGATGAGTCATGAAATTTTGATCGTTTAGGTATCTTTctaaataagtatttttaatttctaaatattgaacAATCGATACTTaaaactttaatgaaatgttgaTCCTGATTGTTCGAGTTGATCCTTCACTTGTCTTTACACAAAAAGAGTATTTAAACCAACAGTTTAATTACAAATATGAACACTATAATATTATCCTGATATCCAAGACTAGTacagaaaaaattgatttgaattggacaccaaattttgaaagtagTATAATACTAAACTGTTGCTAGTAATTAACATGCACAAATTGAAGCTTCTAGGCAGCCAACTGTCAGCACATAACATGTAAGTAATTGGTTTAAGTGGGGTTATGTTTATgtctaaactttatttttttaacggAAAAAGTTAAAACTATCCTTGAATTATAGAAAAGGTCTAAAAATATCCTTCATTCATGTTTTGGTctaaaaatatcatttcatttacCTTTTTGGCTCTCATATACTCTTTCATTCACCTTTCTGGCTCACTTATATCCTTTCATTCACTTTTTTTGACTAACTTATATCTTTcccataatttatttaaatagaaaattatatatatctcTTCAAGACtctaatatttttagaaaaaaaaatcaaataattttcgtattttctttaaattttttttaaaaaaaataaattgttttaaataattaatatagtataataaatattattagtgCCACAATATCTAtcttcctttttaaaattaaaaaaaaatgttaacttaattattttttccccTTATATGTGATAActactttttaaagaaaaagtttcacaaacaattttacttaaaagattaactcattaaaaaaatgaaagaagaaaaaccAGATGAATGGTCGTAGCCatagaaaaaatttaagtaGGAAAATAGAGAAAATGTGTATACTGTATTTatggataaaataatatattgttatgagtatgacataataattttttttataaaatattaatcatctatataatgtttagaatcttgatttaattaattaaatattaaccgttaattttttcttttgtcatgagttttcaatccaagtaaaaacttgagaaaatgaAGAGGAGTTggatccaaaaataaataaataataaaaatttataatattttttttatataaaaaaattgaggtCTTGAAGAAGTATATTGTTTTGATTTGGTTAACTAATGATAAATAATCTAATCGAGGTGGGTTCTTTATACtacacataataaatatttttttaaaaataaagaataaagagagaatTGTTAGTTTCAAGGGTATAAGTGAaccaaaaaatgaatgaaaaaatttTTTAGATCAAAAGATGAATGAaggataattttaaatttttctatagttcaaggatatttttaataatttttcctttttttaattataacgTTGTTAAGATACTCAAAGGACCAATTATAGGAAAACCACCCAAAAGTTTCATGAAAAGATTGAAAAAACCATCAAACAACGCAATACAACTGCTCAACTAGAATcaacataacaaaaaaatctACTTAATGAGATCATTTATAAGCTAAATTATAATCCCTCCGTGCACTTTCATATATCATGTTATGTTTTACGCAAgtcaatttgatttattttaaaaggtaaattagattatattaatttgatattttaaataaaattttcagatattcaaaaactatatgaaaagtattatgaattgtagtttttttttgcatatatcaatatgatgaaaagatACATCATAAAtgttagtcaatttttttataatttgactctaaaagaAAAGTATAACAATTAAAAGTAGACGGAGgttgtaaattaatttattaattagtaatttgataatataataattaactgataatgacaattaaattttagaatacGACGGAAATCAACCTTATTTTAGGTacataatattttgtatttttgaaaaaaaaaatcttttttctatAAGTGGTTATATTAattgaacaaacaaaaaaaagttgtatAAAAAAGTTACAAGTGGACATAAAACAAAATGAGATACAGTATTTGTGTTTCCGTTGGAATATTAGCTTGACAAAAACTCAAACGACCAACACAAAACAAACAGCTAAAAAACCTGTTTTGAAAAATCCAGTGACCAAAACATGTAAATGGTTTTACTGTGGCCTATTGTTTTTTCACCTTTCCCAATTATAAATATCCACTGCCTCAACAATATCAACTAAGTAAACAACCaaaatttgtattgtataaaaagttttcatatttagtgatcactaaaaaaaatcaagaagatGTCAACTACTGTAGGCCAAGTCATTCGTTGCAAAGGTATAATTCGATGATTCtgtaattttctctttttttttttaagtttgataatttttgtggtaattatatattatttatagctGCTGTGGCATGGGAAGCTGGTAAGCCATTAGTGATGGAGGAAGTAGATGTTGCTCCTCCACAGAAAATGGAAGTTCGTCTTAAGATCCTCTATACTTCACTCTGTCATACTGATGTATACTTCTGGGAAGCTAAGGTAAACAAAACTAAATTACTTCGATAGAGGGACTACGTtgagtatgttattgttgtCAGCAAATGTTATTGAGgggattatttaaaaaaaaaattactcctTTGAACTAATTTCAGGGTCAAAATCCAGTCTTTCCTCGAATTCTTGGACATGAAGCAGCAGGGTATGTGTTATGTTGTTTCAATTGATTGATTTAAATTCATCATTTACTGTATCTAAGGCCAAAAGGGTActgaattttgttgttttcttgatATTTAGGATTGTGGAGAGTGTTGGAGAGGGAGTAACAGAACTTGCACCAGGAGACCATGTTCTTCCTGTCTTTACAGGGGAATGTAAAGATTGTGCTCACTGTAAATCTGAAGAAAGCAATATGTGTAGCCTCTTAAGGATTAACACTGACAGGGGAGTGATGATTAATGATGGAAAATCAAGGTTTTCCATCAATGGAAACCCCATTTACCATTTTGTTGGGACCTCTACTTTTAGTGAGTACACTGTGGTTCATGTTGGATGTGTTGCAAAAATTAACCCTCTTGCTCCTCTTGACAAAGTATGTGTCCTTAGTTGTGGAATTTCGACAGGTATAGACGAAAACAACGATAGATTATGTTACTAGTTTTTTTTAAGGGGCTCAATTGTTGATTGATATGAATACCTTTCCAGGCCTTGGAGCAAGTTTGAATGTTGCTAAACCAACAAAAGGCTCAAGTGTGGCTATATTCGGGCTAGGAGCTGTAGGCCTCGCGGTGAGTATTCTCCGTTGTTCTGTTTTATTATTTCCCGTATATATGTTAGTCTTACGAATGATCTGATCTCATTTGGTCAGGCTGCAGAAGGAGCCAGAATTGCTGGTGCTTCGAGGATAATTGGTGTTGATTTAAATGCTAGTAGATTTGAGCAAGGTAATATAAGTTTTTTTCTTATACATTCTTGATACATTATCGTATGATTCCTTAGCAAAACAACTAATTCATCCATTTTACTTCTATTCTACAGCTAAGAAATTTGGTGTGACAGAGTTTGTGAACCCAAAGGACTATAGTAAGCCAGTTCAAGAGGTactcaatcatatttaatttacttcTCGTAGTGGATCATTATgcgaaagagaaaaaaaagacagGTCTGAGTTAATAGTTGATCgtcttttcttgaattttgattatttgatcAGGTAATTGCTGAGATGACTGATGGGGGAGTCGATAGGAGTGTGGAATGTACTGGTCATATTGATGCTATGATTTCAGCATTTGAATGTGTCCATGATGTATGTTTTCTGTAATCAGATTAATTTCCTTAGTTGTATGTTTGTATTAATGTACGTTCATCTTAACGAACATTGTTGTGATTAACTTTTAGGGCTGGGGAGTGGCGGTTCTTGTTGGTGTACCTCATAAAGAAGCTGTGTTCAAGACACATCCTATGAACTTTTTGAATGAAAGGACTCTCAAAGGAACCTTCTTTGGAAACTACAAACCTCGTTCGGATATTCCTTCTGTTGTTGAGAAATACATGAACAAAGAACTTGAATTGGAGAAATTCATCACTCATACACTTCCATTTGCTGAAATCAATAAGGCTTTCGATTTAATGTTGAAGGGAGAAGGCCTTCGTTGCATCATCACCATGGCGGACTAAACTTACTGTCCTAGAAAAGGAGCTTCTACAGTTTGAGAAAAGACCAATAAATTGTCACTGTCTTATTTTGGTGTTTGAGTTGTAACATTCCATCCATGTCTCTTCTTTTGTCTTTCGCGATACCATATCTCTTTCGATTCTTGTAAAAAATGCAAATTCTCTCTGTTTTATCTAAGTATATTTACAGAATTTCAGTGATTTGATAAATCTAAACTTTGAAGAAacatttatcttcttcttttggtCTTGTATGAAATAATTTTAGCATTGAAGTAGATGGAAATTATCATGGTTTGTGGTGGACATGAATGTATACTTGATGTATCTCATTGTATATTTGGTGTGTTTATATACAtgtataacataatacaagtttgtatacatatatagatCTTTTTATGCGTATGTAGATCTCAATAATGTAtacaaaaaagagaagaagtcATCTCATTTTTGGGTACTATGTAACAATAATGTCACATGGGAGTTTGAGTGGAagtatattgtatatatttttgggaaaagggtctgatatacccctcaactttgtcattttgagctgatatacccctcgttataaaagtggctcatatatgcccttaccatt
Proteins encoded in this window:
- the LOC107021607 gene encoding alcohol dehydrogenase 2, translated to MSTTVGQVIRCKAAVAWEAGKPLVMEEVDVAPPQKMEVRLKILYTSLCHTDVYFWEAKGQNPVFPRILGHEAAGIVESVGEGVTELAPGDHVLPVFTGECKDCAHCKSEESNMCSLLRINTDRGVMINDGKSRFSINGNPIYHFVGTSTFSEYTVVHVGCVAKINPLAPLDKVCVLSCGISTGLGASLNVAKPTKGSSVAIFGLGAVGLAAAEGARIAGASRIIGVDLNASRFEQAKKFGVTEFVNPKDYSKPVQEVIAEMTDGGVDRSVECTGHIDAMISAFECVHDGWGVAVLVGVPHKEAVFKTHPMNFLNERTLKGTFFGNYKPRSDIPSVVEKYMNKELELEKFITHTLPFAEINKAFDLMLKGEGLRCIITMAD